A region from the Lolium perenne isolate Kyuss_39 chromosome 4, Kyuss_2.0, whole genome shotgun sequence genome encodes:
- the LOC127347894 gene encoding cysteine proteinase inhibitor 8-like, translating into MRQHNILLLTIAIVICTTATPTTAREAVSDVATGGFKQIPDINTQEIQEIGRWAVAEHTRQASDGLQFKRVVSGMQQVVSGMNFKLRIEAVNGDGKEGMYRAEVYDQPWTKTRELDYFVPTN; encoded by the coding sequence ATGAGGCAACACAATATCCTCCTTCTCACCATTGCCATTGTCATTTGCACCACTGCTACACCCACCACTGCAAGGGAAGCAGTATCTGATGTAGCAACCGGTGGATTTAAACAAATTCCAGACATCAATACCCAGGAGATCCAAGAGATTGGCAGGTGGGCTGTGGCTGAGCACACAAGGCAAGCGAGCGATGGGCTCCAGTTCAAGCGGGTTGTGAGCGGCATGCAACAAGTTGTGTCAGGCATGAACTTTAAGCTCCGCATTGAAGCAGTGAACGGTGACGGCAAAGAGGGCATGTACAGAGCGGAAGTATATGACCAGCCATGGACCAAGACACGCGAGCTGGATTATTTTGTTCCAACCAACTGA
- the LOC127349113 gene encoding UDP-glucose flavonoid 3-O-glucosyltransferase 7-like, with protein sequence MWSSDEAAPRMYFIPFPTPGHALPMSDLARLFASRGADATLVLTHANAARLGGPVARAAASGLRIRVHALRLPAEAAGLRGGHESADDLPTREDAGPFAVAVDLLAPLFADLLRRHPADAVVFDGVLPWAATAAPELGIPRYAFTGTGCFALSVQRSLLLHTPQERVASPTEPFLVPGLPDAVRLTRSRLAEATLPGADSREFMNRMFDIERATAGWVVNSFAGLEERYMEHYERDTGKPVFAVGPVCLVNGDGDDVLERGRGGETGAAAEAARVLGWLDTKPARSVVYVCFGSLTRFPREQVAELGMGLADSGANFVWVIGDKNSPPLPGVEAAAGGRGLLVRGWAPQVAVLRHAAVGAFVTHCGWGAVTEAASAGVPVVAWPVFAEQFYNEALVVGVAGTGVSAGAERGYVWGGEELGGVVVGREKVAERVRAAMADEGLRRRAGEMGELARRAVEVGGSSYKAAGALLDDVLRRRSTTRGLTRGGGAS encoded by the coding sequence ATGTGGTCGTCGGACGAGGCGGCGCCGCGCATGTACTTCATCCCGTTCCCGACGCCGGGCCACGCGCTGCCGATGTCGGACCTGGCCCGTCTCTTCGCGTCCCGCGGCGCCGACGCCACCCTCGTCCTCACGCACGCCAACGCCGCCAGGCTCGGCGGCCCCGTGGCCCGCGCGGCCGCCTCGGGCCTCCGCATCCGCGTCCACGCGCTCCGGCTGCCTGCCGAGGCAGCCGGGCTCAGGGGCGGGCACGAGAGCGCCGACGACCTCCCCACCCGCGAGGACGCGGGCCCGTTCGCCGTCGCCGTGGACCTCCTGGCGCCGCTCTTCGCTGACCTCCTGCGCCGCCACCCCGCCGACGCGGTCGTGTTTGACGGCGTCCTCCCGTGGGCCGCCACCGCTGCGCCCGAGCTCGGCATTCCGCGGTACGCCTTCACCGGCACGGGCTGCTTCGCGCTCTCGGTGCAGCGCTCGCTGCTCCTCCACACCCCGCAGGAGCGCGTCGCGTCGCCCACCGAGCCGTTCCTCGTGCCGGGGCTCCCGGACGCGGTGCGGCTCACCAGGTCGAGGCTCGCCGAGGCGACGCTCCCCGGCGCGGACTCGCGGGAGTTCATGAACCGCATGTTCGACATCGAGCGGGCCACGGCCGGGTGGGTCGTCAACTCCTTCGCCGGCCTCGAGGAGAGGTACATGGAGCACTACGAGAGGGACACCGGGAAGCCGGTGTTCGCCGTCGGGCCGGTCTGCCTCGTcaacggcgacggcgacgacgtCCTGGAGCGCGGCCGAGGCGGGGAGACGGGTGCCGCCGCGGAGGCCGCGCGCGTGCTGGGCTGGCTCGACACGAAGCCCGCCCGGTCGGTGGTGTACGTCTGCTTCGGCAGCCTCACCCGCTTCCCGCGCGAGCAGGTGGCCGAGCTCGGCATGGGACTAGCAGACTCCGGCGCGAACTTCGTCTGGGTGATCGGGGATAAGAACTCTCCACCGCTCCCCGGCGTGGAGGCAGCAGCGGGGGGCCGCGGGCTGCTGGTCAGGGGGTGGGCGCCGCAGGTGGCCGTGCTGAGGCATGCAGCGGTGGGCGCGTTCGTGACGCACTGCGGGTGGGGCGCGGTGACCGAGGCGGCGTCGGCTGGAGTCCCCGTGGTGGCGTGGCCGGTGTTCGCGGAGCAGTTCTACAACGAGGCGCTGGTGGTGGGAGTCGCCGGCACGGGCGTCAGCGCCGGCGCGGAGAGGGGGTACGTGTGGGGAGGCGAGGAGCTGGGCGGGGTGGTGGTGGGCAGGGAGAAGGTGGCGGAGAGGGTCCGCGCGGCAATGGCGGACGAGGGGCTGAGGCGGAGGGCAGGGGAGATGGGGGAGCTCGCGCGGCGGGCGGTGGAGGTGGGAGGGTCGTCGTACAAGGCCGCTGGGGCGTTGCTGGATGATGTGCTACGCCGGCGATCGACGACACGGGGGCTGACGAGGGGAGGCGGCGCGTCCTGA